The Culex pipiens pallens isolate TS chromosome 2, TS_CPP_V2, whole genome shotgun sequence DNA window gttgaccaATTCCTGTGAAAAAGCGAATTTTTAGCCAAATTCTTTAAAGAAAATAAGTTCTCAGTTAAGTCGACTGTTTTACCGACCTGTCGAACACTTTTTGAGTGGGGAAAGTCCTGAACCCATGCAGCAAAAATGTCAATTGAACATCAATTCGATGTCATTTGAATGAGCGTGTAACTTGGCCAACTTGACAGATATGCACGCAGAGTTGAACCGTgtcaaacaaaaatgatatttgcCCTTACAATCACATTCAACAATACTAAGATTTACTCAAATCATTGAATTTGGGTGAAAattactcaaataaaattacgaacCGATCTCACGTCCGACCGCGTCGTCCCGTCAATCCGAATGTGGTCCACCTTGAGTTTGTCCAGCTCCCGCGAGACCGCGTCCAGCATCTTGATGTGGTGCGCAAAGATGAGGAACTTTTGGCCCTCCTTCAGCACCTTCTGCAGGTACGCACTGCAAcgtaacaattgaaaaaaattaactgcGATTTTACGAGATTTCAAACATTTAGTACCAAACCGCCGGCGCCTTCGCCTCGGCCGTCGCGTTGTAATACTTGAACATAATCTCCTCGCGCTGCTTGCCCTTACTGATCGAGTAGTCCGCCGCGTACGTCTGCAGGTCCTCCTCCATTTCCTGGTTGGTCCACAGCAGCGACGGATCCAGTAGCACCGTTTCGCGGCTCTTCTCCGCCAGCTGACTCATCACGTCCTGCTTGGTCCGGCGAATCATGAACTTGGCCGCCAGCAGCAGGTTCAGCTCCGGCAGATTCGACTGCCCCGTGGCGTCCCAACCGAACTGGGTTTGCTTGCCAGCGCAGTAGCGGGCGCTGTACTCGCGGAACGCGAAGAACTTCCGATCCAGCATCGAAACTTGCGAGAAGAGCTCCAGCGGACGGGAAAGGGCCGGCGTTCCGGACAGCAGAATGACCCGTTTCGCCTGCTTGGCAAGATCCGTCGCCACAACCGTGCACTTTGCTTTGAAGTTTTTAAGCGTGTGCGATTCGTCCATGATGACGAAGCCAAAATTCCGAGCCAGCAGCTTTTCGGCGCTCTTTTCCATCATCGAGTAGCTGGTGATCAGCACCCGCGCTTCCCCAATGTAGTCCTGCCCACTCTGCAGCGTGACAATGTTGTGCACCGGAACGGACGGCAGCAGCTGCCGAATCTTCGCCGCCCAAACGTCTCTCGTCGAGGCGGTCGTACAAATCAGCAGTGGCCAATCTTCCTTGTAAAAATCCGCCACCGCAATCGCCTGATACGTCTTCCCCAGTCCCATCTCATCCGCAATCATAGCCCGGCCACCCTTTTCAATGGCGAAACAAACGCCCTCCTTTTGAAACTCCAGCAAGCTGGCGGCCAACGTGGGCTCGATCGCGCTTAAACAAGCGCGGCTAGGTTTCGATCGTTGGCCGTTGAAGATTCGCAGCACAAACGGTGGGATGGGACCGATGGAGACGTGCGGATTGAGGGCCGTGACGCGTTCCTGTACCATGCTGTAGTCTTTCACGTCAAAGGTCCAGTTTTTCGTGCCGGGATCTGGGGGGAAGTCGGAGATTTCGGAATTCGGTAcatacaattgggtcctaaaatgaagcttagattgctgatattattgtttacagcgataaagcttatttttctaagtacaatgacgctttgtacgaccacaaagagtttaaaatgaatttttaaatcaattttgaaaaaataacctcgCGGTCATTCTTGACagaaagctcctacttgacagctcgttccaagggggccacagttgatccatcgaaaaaatgttgtcttgtcaatgaAAAGTGATCATaaatgggttttaatcgtgttttgaATTTCAATATTGCAGTATTTAATATAATTCCAAACAATTTTtaagtacaacggtaaaaaacacgattaaaaaccatttctgatcacttttttcattttaatgcattttttttgacaagacaaaattttttcgatggatcaactatggtcccctcggaacgagctgtcaagttggagcttttctgtcaagaaggaccgcgaggttaatttttcaaaattgatttaataatccattttaaactcttagtggtcgtacaaagggtcattgcactcagaaaaataagctttatcgctgtaaacaataatatcagcaatctatgcttcattttaggacccaatttaagaacatgaaatgttaaaattttatatttctacGAGTTCAGAACTATTCTTTAAAAAGaattccaatgttttgaaattttagaattgtagatttttaggattttacaatacagtcgactctctggctgtcggtcttctcgatatcaatattgctccatctatcgatgaattcttcagtcccttcaaactgcatactttgattggctttattcctcgatgttttctcttgcttgaaggatctcttcctcgacggtcccttggattctgtttgctttaaaaatctcttccggttgtcaatattgtcactttctcatggcttgcatagacatttttctttgcgaaacgaagctttgaagggtgtttgacattagtttgtttttgtttgctggacgttgccatgattctctcccatagctgagtatcaagaaaaaaatattttcaatcgagtcttcattttgcatcgttctgtaaactgatgattctcttcctcgacggtcccttggatattgacaaccaaagagtcgactgtattactGTTTTAGGATTCGGTGATTCCGGAATAGGTCCGTCCGGAAGTAGCTGAATATTacagttgaagattttttttaatattattattaatatttCAGAGTCGTTTAATAAATAAAGTCGATGTTGAAGTATTTTAGATTgccaaaattttagaattatagaattcgAAAATTTTTCGTTTTAAGAATTGGAGAAATTCAGatttgtcaaaatgcttattggCTCTGttcaaatttgagaattttgactgCTTGTATTATTTTCCAAATGTTAATGCTTAAGATAACTATTTCACAAAACTCGTTCTGTAAATCAATAGTTGGTCTTTCCTGTTATCATGCATCTAGCACTTTAAGATTTGTAAAATGGTTACCTTacgctggatttttttttaatatttagttCCAGCTGCCAAAATGCTGATCGAACCTTCATTCAAAgaatgtttacatggcagctgggcgtttgtttgcatcagattcctatctctttctagcaatttttttatCGTGCGATTTCCAGTTGGTTTTTTtaactgaccgcccgatatgtcagtcaacatatttagcagggctgtgacagctcgagatCGATCATTGTTTACATCAGGCCATTGTGACGAGAAGTTCTCAATTTTTGggataaatacttttttttttacaatttcctgATTCAATGAATTTAGTGTAAGGCtacgaaaattacgaacttctcgtcacaatGGCCTGAtgtaaacaatgatcgagctcgagctaaAAATTGCTGcaatatcgggcggtcagtaaaAAAAAGCTAGACATcgcatggcaaaaaaaaaacttatgctagaaagagatagctgatctgatgcaaacaaacccgtagctgccatgtaaacatactttctGACTTGAAAGCCTTATTAAAGAATTTCCGAacttaaaaagcttaaaagttTAGAATTGTAGAGTTTCCGAGAAAATGcctgaaatctttttttttttttcaatttattccacCCGATTTCAGTCTACACAGAAGTAGGTTTACggtagactatgacaaacaaacaaaaacaaactcacacttttttgtgtttgacaattTGCCACACTCGCAAAGAAaaccaaatgtatgcaggccGACGTTTCTGGAATCAAATGCAGGTAAACTGTGAAAAAGTCACTTACCCACTGAGAAATGAAACGCCCGGATGAGTCTGGATGGTGGAATAAAATCAGTCTGACGATGGCCGATCGGGGCGTTCCATTTCTCAGTGGGTAGTTTTTGTCAAAGCCGAAGACGTCatacactcaaagtcagaagtatccctcaaaagggtactttcaatcctcaaaaaggatactttttatccttttttaaagttcacccggcgtcacccttttaaaagggtatgtcaaattcagtacattttcgatacccttttaaagggtgacgacgggtgaacttgaaaaaaggatactttttactttgagtgtaaCCTTGGTCAAAAGGGTCAAAACCGAACcaactcagaaatgagtaaaaggAGCATATTTCtgatttgagtaaatttttatCAGAATTTAATGGAAATGGAGTAAAATCAGTGAAATTCATCCAGATCTGAGTAAAATTCCACAaagtttcaagtttttaaaaatattatcgtgggcgtcaataattagagtccAGGCGCGCTGATATTACCGCAGAAGAATggccgcatgacagccgcagaacaaattttcggctgttgtcaaaggttgccttgaatTTTCAGCtggctttttgaaaattattgaaaacaaatcaacttgacagccaaatcagcgcggaatttcagttcaacttgccgATTTTTACACCGCGGTAGTTCGGCGTCTTTAACCTCCTGTCACTCACAGAGAAGGAGAAATgcgattttatctcgcaataagcaatacaaaaaaaataataaattgaattttaaatccaatTGTGTTAATTTCTTCAGTTACCGTTCAACAATAGTTTTTGTAGGTTAAGTGCAGAGTTTTGGAGGATGGAAATTAAGTTTGTTGAAAAACGAAACGGAAAACAGGAAAACACTCGCAAAAACCTgttattttttgagtatttttaaaactttttaattggGGATAGGATTAACAATCCAAGTTTAATTCCAAATGaagaatgaaaatttgattattttttctagGCATAGATGAACGTTCTCTTGACTCTTACCGTACTGCTTCGACGGAATGCTCTTAAACACCTCGATCAGCTTCTCGTTAAACCCGGACGGCACCACAGTAAATCGCGTTTCCGTGACCATCGAACACGAACATGTGACCGTCCGTATGAAGACCGGTGCCACCGGTGGCGCGGCAGGTTTCGCTGTCTGCGCCTTCCCAAAGCTCGGCTTACTGTACGGATGGGCGGCCGAGCGGGCATTGCCGTTGAAGATCGAGGACGGTGCCTTACCGACTCCCCCGATGGGACTTGATCCGTAGAACGAGCTGCTCGCCAGGGCCATCGCCTGCCTCTGCTTCTCGGGCAGCGGGAATATGGGTTTGGTCGACTTTGGGAAATGAACTTGCTGGGGAGGTGGTTTGGCCGTGCTGCTGGATGTGGTGGCCAGGGCATTTTTGCGCGCGTTTAACCGTTCGATGGCGATTCGTTTCTTTTCGGCGATTTCCGCCGCGGTGCAGGCCATTTTTAaggtacaaaaataattttaatgttttaacatattttcacaAAGAAACGCAGAAAATAAACgcgaattttcctgttttctgtACAAACAACAGTCACTGATATCACGCAAAAAGGGAATGTTTTGAATCGATTCCGCGCGAAGATCGTCAACAGCTGACGTTTGCTCCATGGGCTGCTTGTTTTGAGGGAGAAAAGGTTCAGCTTGAGTCACATGTTCAattctggcatcactggcttgTTGAAGGAAGCTCGTCTTTCATTTTAGTGtgtaaccaaaaatacaaacaaacagcTTTCAAAATCGGCTTAATCGCTTCGcgttaaagatttttcaaaataatttaaattttctcgtAAAGTTTCGCTTCTTGCAAGATGTTTTAAGTGAAAACCGCGCCACACTAACCTGCTACCATGAAGCCGAGCCCGAAAAAGTCGCTCTCCTCAAAGGCCAAGCAGCGCACGAAATCTTCCAGCAGCAACTCGGCGGCCGGAACCGCTTCTTCAAATTCCACCGGAACGAACCACCACAATCACAGTGGCGGTCTCTCGCACCACCACCAGCTGCGGATTGCGGCCACGGCTGGGGGGAGCGAGTCCTGCTCGTCGGGGAACGATGCCGGGAAGGAGAAGGGGGCGTACAAGTCTTACGCCGGGTTTAGCTCGCGCTCGGTGCGGACCATTTGGGAGCAGCACGACAAGCAGGAGACGGAGGTCGCCGCGGAGGTGTATAACAAGCTGGCGGAGGACACGACTTATAAGCTGTGGGAGTTGGCGAATGTGAGTGAGTTGAACGTTTGAAGGGATTTGTTGAGTTAATTTGGTTGATTTCTTTGTAGAACATCAAGACTTACAGTCGGCACGCCAGCGGCAAGGTCACGTACGATCTGGTGAACGAGGTGCTGAAGGATTGCGACGTTCCGCCGATCGTGGGTGCGAACAATGAGCCGTGGGACAAGATCGAGTACGACGgggtttactttttcaactcgGATGAGGTGCTGGATCTGCGCGAGGAGTACATCAAGGATGTAACGATGGAGCAGTCCAACATCCCGGTGCTGACCACGAGCTGGATGGCGGAGTCGGCGATCGCGGAGGATTTGATCGAGCTGTACAACCAGGTTTGCGACGCGGTTTACATTGGAGACGAGGAGTGCTTCGAGGAGGCGATCGAGATTTTGACCAGCAATCCGCACGTTCCTTCGTTGATGAAGTTGCTGCTGACGAAGGCGATCGAAATGCTCGGGTTCGAGTACACGGAATCGACGCTGGTGCGGACGCTCAAGTTTCTCGAGGCCCTCGTCAAGAATTATCACGTTTCGCACTCGGATCTTACGCTGGAACTCAGCTTACTCTGCCAGATCTTCGTCAACCTGCTGCTCGGATCTCCGAGTCTCGCCAAATTCATCGCCGACCAACAACTGGACGTCGTTCAACCGCAGTCCCAGCGCTCGCAACACCCGCTCTCGATGCCCCCAAACGGCACCGAGTCCTCACTAGGATCCGGACCACCCTCCCAGCACAACAACCTCGACCAGCCCAGCTTTCACTCCGCCATGGTCCCGATGAACATCCTGGAGAACAACCTGGCCGGCCCCTCCGAAGACTCCAACAACTCCAACTCGAACGCCACCGAAGAACTGCTCCGCAGCATCGAGAACATCAAGGAAGGCCCCGACGGCATCGACATCAACAACATCAAGGACGAGTACGAAGCCCTCTTCTCGATGGTTCAAGGCCTCAACAAGCAGGAGGTCGCCGAAGGCGACGGCACCAACCCCACCAGCGACAACTTCATCAAGACCGAGTTCAACAGCGAGTTCGAAACAGGACAAAACTTCATCGTCCAGCAAGCACCCGGAGCAGCGATGCTGAACGAAAGCGAGCTCAACTTTGAAATCAAGCAGGAGAACGTCAAAACGCTCAAGCAAGAACCGGAAATCGAAGAAGCGGTCAGTCTGCAGATGTCGGACGGGGCGAGCGACGAGCAGGAGGTGAACAACCCCAACTCCACAACCCTGGAAAGCGAAAACATCACCACGTTGATTTGTGCGGATGCGCTGGTGGACGAGGTGGCGCGGGTCGTCGGGCTTTGTGCCGGCAAGTGGGGCTTTGTCGAGCAGGAGTGCACGTTTCTGCTGGTGGAGCGGCTGCAGCGGTACTTTGAGGGGGAGAGGAAACAGGCGGCGATTGATTATGGGTGGCTTTCGCGGATTCTGCGCGGGCTGTGGAGCGTGGGGGAGTTTGCGTTTCGGGAGCTGAGTCCGTATTTCGAGAAGATTGCGACGGAGATGGTGCCGGAGTTTGTGAATCCGTATTTTAATGTAAGTCTTTCCTGCCACTCAAACATtaagaaatttctaaatttaccagcatcaaatatttaaaaaaaatccaaagttcTAAAactcaaagattaaaaaaaaacgaataattCAACAATTCTAAAAAAACTTCGTTCAAATAAATCCacaattctataattttaaaacctaaaattccgaaattttcaaatgctaaagttggaaaattgtataattcttcaactccaaaaattttaatattctcaaagttcagagtttaaaagtaaaaaaaaaaaatggaaaatttatatttaaaatattctaatACTACTTCCAAATGATGatgttccaaatttcaaaacaactggaattcgaaaatttacggttaataaaactaaatttcaaactttaataAGACTCAATTAAgttaacaaaaatgtcaaagtattgaaattataataaaaaaaaaacgttttaaaaacgaaaataaaaagtttctaCATATTTCAATcttagaaattcaaaatattcaaattctaggattttaaaaccataaatttcgaATTCCGAAATTTTCAAAGGCATAAGTTGAAAAATCTTataattggagcctaacatttcaaaagggcacataacttttgtaaaaaatagtgtatccctttcactcaaatgacagtttatataaggtgtgaaagggacacactcttgttcacaaaagttatgtgcccttttgaaatcgCAAGCACGAACTTcacgaaacttcaaaattaaaatattaaaaacaaattagagTTTAAAAGatggaaatttaaaaactcCATTACttcaatttccaatttacaAATTCGAAAATGAGTGTATTCCAACATattaaaatattccaaattttgaaactaCTGAAATTCTAATGTTtccatattagaaaaaaaaatctaaattctaatatttcaaaattac harbors:
- the LOC120432457 gene encoding SWI/SNF-related matrix-associated actin-dependent regulator of chromatin subfamily A-like protein 1, with product MACTAAEIAEKKRIAIERLNARKNALATTSSSTAKPPPQQVHFPKSTKPIFPLPEKQRQAMALASSSFYGSSPIGGVGKAPSSIFNGNARSAAHPYSKPSFGKAQTAKPAAPPVAPVFIRTVTCSCSMVTETRFTVVPSGFNEKLIEVFKSIPSKQYDPGTKNWTFDVKDYSMVQERVTALNPHVSIGPIPPFVLRIFNGQRSKPSRACLSAIEPTLAASLLEFQKEGVCFAIEKGGRAMIADEMGLGKTYQAIAVADFYKEDWPLLICTTASTRDVWAAKIRQLLPSVPVHNIVTLQSGQDYIGEARVLITSYSMMEKSAEKLLARNFGFVIMDESHTLKNFKAKCTVVATDLAKQAKRVILLSGTPALSRPLELFSQVSMLDRKFFAFREYSARYCAGKQTQFGWDATGQSNLPELNLLLAAKFMIRRTKQDVMSQLAEKSRETVLLDPSLLWTNQEMEEDLQTYAADYSISKGKQREEIMFKYYNATAEAKAPAVCAYLQKVLKEGQKFLIFAHHIKMLDAVSRELDKLKVDHIRIDGTTRSDVRSELVNKFQTKDACRAAVLSLKACNAGITLTAAQLVIFAELDWNPSTLAQAESRAHRIGQEGAVLVRYLLAKGTADDIIWTMLQKKQTVLNKAGLCNEDFSDSTHVDAPCSAGNIEPYLEKGSKAGGPLDGLVTKKTDERKGEEEFRNMLDDGEDDDLAGLEF
- the LOC120432461 gene encoding uncharacterized protein LOC120432461 — protein: MKPSPKKSLSSKAKQRTKSSSSNSAAGTASSNSTGTNHHNHSGGLSHHHQLRIAATAGGSESCSSGNDAGKEKGAYKSYAGFSSRSVRTIWEQHDKQETEVAAEVYNKLAEDTTYKLWELANNIKTYSRHASGKVTYDLVNEVLKDCDVPPIVGANNEPWDKIEYDGVYFFNSDEVLDLREEYIKDVTMEQSNIPVLTTSWMAESAIAEDLIELYNQVCDAVYIGDEECFEEAIEILTSNPHVPSLMKLLLTKAIEMLGFEYTESTLVRTLKFLEALVKNYHVSHSDLTLELSLLCQIFVNLLLGSPSLAKFIADQQLDVVQPQSQRSQHPLSMPPNGTESSLGSGPPSQHNNLDQPSFHSAMVPMNILENNLAGPSEDSNNSNSNATEELLRSIENIKEGPDGIDINNIKDEYEALFSMVQGLNKQEVAEGDGTNPTSDNFIKTEFNSEFETGQNFIVQQAPGAAMLNESELNFEIKQENVKTLKQEPEIEEAVSLQMSDGASDEQEVNNPNSTTLESENITTLICADALVDEVARVVGLCAGKWGFVEQECTFLLVERLQRYFEGERKQAAIDYGWLSRILRGLWSVGEFAFRELSPYFEKIATEMVPEFVNPYFNAAGIFLRGKSDIFFYEYLNEICGDGLTPFIFQYEHYIESRYRRHDALRRKANEAKHRYKIPPKVVLTVHAKPHPSLKPPPTVHDLFPERTTDRTLPSVQHPAHPVAKFSFRFAGCRPLPLKVLGKSRPTGRNFGGTPQDGHPSPVKCRQNETLVRNFRAKIVVARRKMLAPDTNLCGRQRVYCYGSTVL